From a single Macrobrachium rosenbergii isolate ZJJX-2024 chromosome 9, ASM4041242v1, whole genome shotgun sequence genomic region:
- the LOC136841960 gene encoding uncharacterized protein — translation MPPSAHFEEEAGVRHSPQSLPSIRAHNVEGTAALGSAGSPHCIEHKWRRHPAAKVCGETLAVPREFFPPSADGTNTLLPRLRELAQKFAPCHKTFTDRTTTYSLPALHSCAYVFVRVDAHRPPLTRPYRAPPSHQAYLLDIHGRENWITIDRLKPAFLLDSKVREEEGRHPRVPPQYLPADTTTSPPKWGLGRPRKHIKPAPDVGSTPCPQFSRSRGPLRLPQNLRD, via the exons ATGCCCCCTAGTGCCCACTTCGAGGAGGAAGCAGGTGTTCGACATAGTCCacagtctctcccatccatcagggcacaCAACG tggaaggaacagctgccctgggttctgctgggtctccgcactgcaTCGAACACAAATGGCGACGCCACCCTGCTGCGAAAGTCTGCGGGGAGACACTGGCCGTTCCCAGAGAATTCTTCCCACCGTCGGCCGACGGCACCAACACTctcctcccgaggttgagggaactcgcacagaagttcgcaccctgccataagaccttcaccgacagaaccactACCTACAGCCTGcccgccttacactcctgcgcctacgtcttcgtcagggtggatgcCCATCgaccgcccttaaccaggccctacagggccccaccgagtcatcaggcatacctccttgacatccacgggcgtgaaaactggatcaccatcgacaggttgaagccagcattcctgttggacagcaaagtacGCGAGGAAGAAGGCAGgcaccccagagttccccctcagtacctccccgcAGACACAACCACTTCCCCACCAAAGTGGGGTCTGGGGCGGCCCAGGAAACACATCAAGCCAGCCCCAGATGTTGGTTCCACCCcatgcccacagttctccaggagtaggggcccACTCCGACTGCCTCAGAATTTGCGTGATTAA